The DNA sequence GAGTGGGAGCGGGCGGCGCGGGGAGGCCCTGCAGGCATGCGGTTTCCCTGGGGCGAGACGATCAGTCACGATCAGGCGAATTATGTCGCGTCATCATCCATTGACGTTTATGACATCAACGGATATGACGGCTATTTCACAAACGGAATTCCACCCTACACAACACCGATCAGGTGGTTTGCAGCCAGTGGGTATGACGTGCACGACATGATCGGAAATGTCTGGGAGTGGTGCTGGGACTATTACGACGTCTATTCGCCCGACTACGCATCCAATCCGGTCGGCCCGCCATCCAGTTGGGACGGGCGTGTGCTCCGCGGCGGCTCGTGGGAGGACTCGGCCTGGGGTGTCCGGGTCGCACGACGACAGTATTTGAATCCGGAAGAAACCTTCGGCGTCATCGGCTTCCGCACCGTCCGGAGGATTCCGGAGTAGGCGACGCGTGATCCCCGCCAGAATAGAAAAACGGCGAATACGGGCACCTGTCCAGGATCTGCTGAAGGTGCCGGGGCTTGGGCCGGCGCAATTGGTGCAACTGATCCTGCTGGATCATGTTATAGTTGGCGAGTCCGAACGCTACAGCGATTCCGATGCCAGACGACTCGAAGAGTTTAGGGGCGAGTGAAAAGGGAGCAAGAATGAAGAAACGGATCACGATACAGATCGGTGCCTGGCTTCTTGCGGGGCTGGCGCTGGGAATAGGAATAGAGGGATGTGTGACGGGGAGTGTCAAAGAAGCCGCCTACACGGTGGAACGGGCAGACGGGGACTTTGAGGTGCGTCGGTATGCGCCCCAGGTGGTTGCCGAAACGGTCGTCGGCGGGACGCTGGAGGAAGCCGGCAATCAGGCGTTCCGGCCCCTGTTCAATTACATCTCGGGGGCGAATCGATCAAAGGGAAAGATCGCCATGACCGCGCCCGTCGCACAGCAGCGCGAGGGGGAGAAAATAGCCATGACGACACCGGTGGGACAGGAGGCTGTGAGCAACCAGTGGGCCATCACGTTCATGATGCCGGCCCGCTACACGCTGGAAACGTTGCCGGAACCCACGGACGAGAAGGTGCGTCTGCGCGCCGTTCCGGCCCGTCGCATGGCCGCCGTGCAGTACTCGGGCACCTGGAGCGGGCGGCGGTACGAGCGGAACCTCGCCCGGCTGCGGGAGTGGATGAAGGCGCAGGATTTGACCGCTGACGGCGAGCCGGTTTGGGCTAGGTACGACGCGCCTTTTACGCCGTGGTTTTTGCGCCGGAATGAAGTCCTCGTGCCGCTCCCCAGCCGATAAGGCTCTCACAGAAGATTCGCCCGCTGCTTCTGCCGCTCCCCGAGGCGGAGCGGAAGGCTATTGGTTTCTGCGTCAAAGAGCGCCGCGCACAGTACCGGTCGGCGAAGGCCGGGCGCGGACGGGGAGCGGGGTTT is a window from the Lentisphaerota bacterium genome containing:
- a CDS encoding heme-binding protein, which encodes MKKRITIQIGAWLLAGLALGIGIEGCVTGSVKEAAYTVERADGDFEVRRYAPQVVAETVVGGTLEEAGNQAFRPLFNYISGANRSKGKIAMTAPVAQQREGEKIAMTTPVGQEAVSNQWAITFMMPARYTLETLPEPTDEKVRLRAVPARRMAAVQYSGTWSGRRYERNLARLREWMKAQDLTADGEPVWARYDAPFTPWFLRRNEVLVPLPSR